The Anas acuta chromosome 1, bAnaAcu1.1, whole genome shotgun sequence genome segment CTAATCAGGCATAACCTAGCTAGATTATTGGgatttgtagggaaaaaaaaaaaagatatgataGTTACTAATTACCATGTTAAGAGTAATTATCAGAACCATTACACTGTCAACAGCTCTTTTTGTTGTGCCTGGAGTGGCTCTTAAAAGGGACCTTTGGGTTTGGTGGTGGCATGGCAGGAGCCTCAGGCACAGTCTAATGGTTTCGCTAATTACCATATTCATAGGGTAGATAATGACTACATGTACTAATACTACCACATCTATTTTTCCTAGAATTTACACACAGTGATCTATATATCTAGTTTGTCTGATGTTGGAACGCTTTTGGTATGGAAGCATCTATCGTTTATAATATGTACTATAATTAAACTCaaagaaataaagtttttcGTGAGTTTTGAAGAGATTTAGGATTTAATATAACATCACCATTAAACATAAGTAATAACAGCCTTTTTTGAGCATGGAGTGGCTCTTAAAAGAGCCTTTGGGTCTGAGTGCAGCCTCCTCTGCTGAGAACAGAGGAGGCGCAAAGGGCTGGGTCAGGAGCCTCAGGCGCGCTCCCCGCGGATGCGTCGGGCGAGCTGGATGTCCTTGGGCATGATGGTGACGCGCTTGGCGTGGATGGCGCACAGGTTGGTGTCCTCGAAGAGCCCCACCAGGTAGGCCTCGCTCGCCTCCTGCAGCGCCATCACGGCCGAGCTCTGGAAGCGCAGGTCGGTCTTGAAGTCCTGCGCGATCTCGCGCACCAGCCGCTGGAAGGGCAGCTTGCGGATCAGCAGCTCCGTCGACTTCTGGTAGCGGCGGATCTCGCGCAGCGCCACCGTGCCGGGCCGGTAGCGGTGCGGCTTCTTCACGCCGCCCGTGGCCGGCGCGCTCTTGCGGGCCGCCTTGGTGGCCAGCTGCTTGCGGGGCGCCTTCCCGCCCGTCGACTTACGCGCCGTCTGCTTTGTGCGCGCCATCGCCTAGCAGTCACCGCCGCCCTCTCTCAGCCCCCGGCACCGAGCAGTGGCGagagcgcggcggcggcggcattTATAGCCGAGGGCCCCCGCCCATTGGCCGCCCGCGGGAGGCCGCCTGCCATTGGCCGAGGCGGGCGCTCGAAAAGCCCGCGCTTCGGGGCCGGGAAGCCCGCCCGCCTGCCCCGCCCCCCGGCAGCCAGAGCCGGCAGCGCCTGACCCCGCCCGCCGCGGCCAGCCCCGTGCTTGAGCGCTCCGCTCCTTTCCGCGGGCGGGCCGGTCCTCCGCAGCTTTTAGGCACCGGCTGCCGTGCTGCCCAAGGAGCAATGCGGGAGCCTCCCCCACGAGTAGCGGCGTGGCGGGCGTGGAGGCTGGCGCTGCCGGCAGACGCGGATACTGGGGACGAGAGCAGCGCCTGACCCCGCCGCCAAGGCCTCGGCCTCTAACCACCGCTCCCTTCCTCAGGTCTCTTTCCCAGCCCCGCCCCACCCCCCGCGCACAAATCGGGGCTGTCGTCTAAAGCTCTTTGGCTAGGCGGCCTCCGTCTCCCTCTCGAGGTCGCTGTTTCTACTCTTTCACCGACCTCTGCCAGTTTAGGGCCATAACACAGCCCTCCTAGGCTTAGCCCGCGGCGGCCGTTCCGGCACCGCGAACGCCTCCTAGCTGCTGTGCCCCCCGCCTTAAGGCCCAGCTCCCCGCGGGGAAACGGGGCCGCGCTCCGAGCCGCCTAACGccgccaggccccgccccctcccagAGCCGTGTCGGGGCCGCCTGCCGGGAGGCTCTGTGCAGTTCTCACTCAGGTCGGACTGCGGCGGGGCTCGCCAGTGCCGCCCGCCCACCCGTCCCCTCCGCTGCCCCGGGCTCTTCAGTGCGGTGGAGCTCCCCCATTGCGGGGGAGCGCAGAGAAATGGCCGGGAGTGCAGGAGCAGACCGCAGGGTACACCGTCCTCAGGGGGCAACAGCGCAGTGAAGCAGCCCAGATTGCTTTCCTGTTCGCCTAGGTCTACGGAAACGCCGAAGTCGTCCACAGATTAGCCTCTTGCCTGCTGTAAGCAAGATTAAACGCTCCTCTTTAGCCGTCTTGCCCCTTATGTGAACGTCTGGTAGGAGGGGAtgagaagggaggaggggggcggGAAGCAAGTGTCTCCTCTGCAGAACACTTAGTGCAGGCACCGATAGGAACACCGATGATCCCTCGTTATTGTCGGTCTCAATCTAAACACAAGAAACAAGTGGACTTCCGTGCACGTTTAGGAGTGCGTTAAAGGTACTATGGTATGTTTGCAACTTATACCTATCTGCAACTAGGCAAtgtctaaagaaaaaatacatatatatatttgcaagcCACCACCGCTGCCTCAGCTCTTTTATTGAAAACGTGGGTGGCTCTTAAAAGAGCCTTTGGGTTAAAAACAGGATCCGCGGCGCTCTACTTGGAGCTGGTGTACTTGGTGACCGCCTTGGTGCCCTCGGACACGGCGTGCTTGGCCAGCTcgccgggcagcagcagccgcacGGCCGTCTGGATCTCCCGCGACGTGATGGTCGAGCGCTTGTTGTAGTGCGCCAGGCGCGACGCCTCGCCGGCGATGCGCTCGAAGATGTCGTTGACGAAGGAGTTCATGATGCCCATGGCCTTGGACGAGATGCCCGTGTCGGGGTGCACCTGCTTCAGCACCTTGTACACATAGATCGAGTAGCTCTCCTTGCGGCTCTTGCGCCTTTTCTTGTCGCCCTTCTTCTGCGTCTTGGTCACGGCTTTCTTGGAGCCCTTCTTGGGCGCGGGCGCAGACTTGGCCGGCTCAGGCATTGTTTCTCTGTTCCCGCACTTCTTCAGAAACTGCTGAGGTGTTTCCGGCAGCTACGCGCTCCCTTCTTATATAGTAACCGTATGCAAATTAGGGGTTCCTCGTTCCTCTTTTTCCATTGGCTGATTCGTATCCCTACCCTCATAACTCTCCGTCTATTGTCTCCATTGGTCAGAATTCGATCCGCCTTCCCATTGGCTGCTTTCGCTGTATCTAATTCTCGGCCTATCGAATCGCGCTGCTTTTACCGGGAAGGGATATAAGGCCGAGCTGGGAGGCTGCCGGCATTTCTCCACGTCTTCCGCTGGTGATCAGTCAGTCGCTGCGATGTCCGGGCGCGGGAAGCAGGGCGGGAAGGCGCGGGCCAAGGCCAAGTCGCGCTCGTCGCGGGCCGGGCTGCAGTTCCCCGTGGGCCGCGTGCACCGGCTGCTGCGCAAGGGCAACTACGCGGAGCGGGTGGGCGCCGGCGCCCCGGTGTACCTGGCGGCCGTGCTGGAGTACCTGACGGCCGAGATCCTGGAGCTGGCGGGCAACGCGGCCCGCGACAACAAGAAGACGCGCATCATCCCCCGCCACCTGCAGCTGGCCATCCGCAACGACGAGGAGCTCAACAAGCTGCTGGGCAAGGTCACCATCGCGCAGGGCGGGGTGCTGCCCAACATCCAGGCCGTGCTGCTGCCCAAGAAGACCGACAGCCACAAGGCCAAGGCCAAGTGAACACCGAGAACCGTGCCTGGGAAGCTCTTCCCATCGAAACCCAAAGGCTCTTTTCAGAGCCACCAACAGGTCCAGAAAAAGAGCTGCAATCTCATTGTTTACAGTCAGTAAAAGCAACAGTTGTTCCACAAAGTTTTAATCGGAGCCGGAGCACTGAGCCCCAGCAGTGTAGGGCGCAGCCCTTCCCGGCCCCGCCGTCTTTCCCCACGCCCCGTCCGGGGGCGGAGCCGCGCGGCGCTCGCAGCGCTACGGGCGCAGCTCGGCAGCCCCGGGCCGCCGCCAATCCCGGCGCTGTGCGGGTGGTTCAAAGCACCGCTGCGGAGCTTTAACTCCCTCGCCGCTCCGTTTCTAAGCGGCAGGGGGATTTCAGGTCCGTAGAGCGTCTGATCCGAGCCTGCTCTGCCTGTCCCCGAACTAAAACGTACGTTGTCCTCAGTATCTGCATTATCCTTCTCACTACCTATCGTTCCCGTGGTCTATAAGAAATCGATCTCAGTGTTTCAGCTCTTTTTAGGAAAGGTTGGGTGGCTCTTAAAAGAGCCGTTGGGTTTAAGTGTGGAAGGTTTTCTTCCACGGGGGCTTATTTCTTCTTGGGTGCCTTCTTCGCCTTGGCTGCTTTCGGCTTGGCTGCCTTTGGCTTGGCAGCTTTGGGCTTAACTGCCTTTGCCTTAGCCGGGCTCTTTGCTGCCACTGCCTTTTTGGGCTTGGCAGCCTTGGTCGCCTTCTTGGGGCTCTTGGCTGCTTTCTTGGTGGCAGCGGCCGCCGGCTTCTTGGCTTTCTTGGGGCTCTTCTTCACCGCCGCCTTCTTGGGCTTCTTGGCGGCGCTGGCGGGCTTCTTGGCCGCCGGCTTCTTGGGCTTGGCCGCGGCCGCCCGCTTCTTGGGCGCCTTCTCCTTCACCTCGCCGGGCTTCTTGCTGAGGCGGAACGACCCCGACGCACCGATGCCCTTGGTCTGCACCAGGGTGCCCTTGCCGACGAGGCTCTTGAGCCCCAGCTTGATGCGGCTGTTGTTCTTCTCCACGTCGTAGCCGCCGGCGGCCAGCGCCTTCTTGAGCGCGGCGAGGGAGAGCCCCTTGCGCTCCTTGGAGGCGGCCACGGCCTTGGTGATCAGCTCGGTGACGCTGGGGCCCGCGGGCTTGCGCGCCTTGGAGCCGCCCGCCGCCTTCTTCGGCTTCTTGCCGGCGGCCttggcggcgggggccggggcggcggcggctgcgggcgCTGCGGCGGGCGCGGTCTCGGCCATGTCGCGACGGGCGCGGATCGCGgtgctggcggcggcggcggcgccccctTTATAGCAGCGCAGCGGGCGCTGATTGGTgcggccgccccgccccgccccgccgccgcccggcgcTCGGCGGCTCGGCTTGTGTTTCTTGGGCGAGAATAAAGCggtttttcaatattttatccCTCGCCAAGTCGCCCCTTTTCTGCCCCTGGGGGGTCGTGGGGGTGTCTGCTTTCGTCCGTCGGGGTCTCGTTCCGGGAAGAGTTGAGtttggggagagaggggagcagAAATCCCGAGTCCTGGAACCGAGCGGTCCTCGAGAGAGcgaaagttttgtttttctttgtaaattagGAATTATCCTTTAATGATAACGGGAGACAAGACACTCAGTGCTAAACTTCAGAGGGTCTTCTTCCCATCAGAGAAGAAAGCTAGCGTTTAGAAGCTACCGGcttgaaatgaaaagctttcaaaGAGAGTGAGGTAGCACAAGCTCCCAGAAGCCGTGCCGCAGCCTTTCTCACCGAGCGTTGTACCTCCGGCTCCTGAGAAACACTGAATTAGTGATTTTTTCCCCCGTATTTCCCGAGCTACGATTTCCAGAGCGTCCCTGTGAAGCAGTAGGTAGTGTACGCTTTATTCACCTCCCAACGTGCAACTTTCTCTGCAACTCTTTGCTGTTGTTAGCGCAGCACAGGGCTCTTTAATGTTAATGTCATGAACAGGAACGCGAAGACCAAATATGAAAACGTTTGTGTCGAATCACTGAGCTTCATGTACGTCTCCGGCATACAGAAACAAGCCACACGCTAAATAAAGCACATAGTGCTATTTCTGTGAAACATGTTGGTATGATTCAGTAACATGGACATAACTGACAAGAGATCACATCTGCGGGAGACATAAAACACCATTCTGTGCATATTTTGATGCCAaactaagaagaaaaatcacagtCTTTGCTCACTGCTCATTCTGCAGATTACAGATAAAGTCACAGCAATTTCTGTACACAAAATCTTTAACTGCAGTATACAGGGACCCAAAGCTGTTTGTCCATGCTGTGGTGACAAATGGTGACCCTATTAGCACGCATGCCTCCTTATCAGCAAAAgctttgtatatatttttgtgaaCCTAACAGGATTTACAACTGTATTTATCTCAAAGGTTGTCCGTTAATAGCCATTACCTTGTTTAGCACCCTGTCATTATATTGCTGTCTTTATGCCTAATGTATAAAAATTGTTCTTGTATAGTTTGTACATGGTGCTGACCAGAAATTCAACTTCATTGTTTCAACAAATTGATCACCCCTCTCATTCCTCTACAGGACAGGCAAATTAACCTCTCAGATCTTCTGGGTGACCCGTCATCTTCAGTTAATTCATAAAGTctcattctcaaaaaaaaaaaaaaaaaaaaaaaaaaaaaaagttgtatgcATATTTTGACCTTTTCTCCAATCCTTCTGGTAAAAatgatttcaggaaaatattcatCTCTCCCACTTATGCTTTCTACCTAACTCTTCCTCATCATTGGGGTTTCCTAGTTGAGGAGTTATTCCACGGGAAAGGAGGGTATTAGATGGAAAATCCATCACATCTGGATGTGGGCTATCCAATAGTGTTGGAAGCAGGATGGCTTATATAGTTATATTCTCTACGAATTTTACAAGGGCAAGAGTACTTGACTGTAAGCCAGATTTACTGCACATAGCAGTAGGGGGAACAGAGAACTGACTAGTGAAATAAGTGTCGTCTCCTAACTTTTCCTGATATCATGTGTATGATTACTTCTCTTCCATCCCATCTAGGTCTGGTAAAACCCTTTGTGTTCcctaaaaactatttttgttgCAGTGGCTGAATCTCTCAATACTCACTAACTCTTTTCACATCTCTGGTGCCGAGACTGGGGGTTGGGATGGAAACCTTTCTACCTCACAATAAAACAATTTCCCCCATTCTCTGCAAGATTTTTCTCCAGTCTGTAATTTGATATTCTCAAGACTGTTTTCCTCTGAGTATTAAAAATCTTGCACACGTGTAGTCAAATGGAACACAGCTGTCTTTCTAAATCTTATATAGCAGTGATAAACTACAGCACCAACCATCTTCAGGGGAAAAGCCTCTCAATATGTGCCAGAGCAATGCTGCAGCACCTTGATGTAGCCCTCACTCTAGTTTTAAAGTTATTGATCTCCACCAAATGTtaaatgacaattttaaaaattgaagccatttttataattattttaactgcTTCTGATTATTTGATTTTCCATTTATCTGTTTACTCCACTGTTCCCTTCCATTCTTGTTTAGAAGACAGTATATTCTCATGACCATCTCAGaaacaagcagcaaagcagTGCATATGAGGGTGGAGGGTGCATAAGT includes the following:
- the LOC137849386 gene encoding histone H3 → MARTKQTARKSTGGKAPRKQLATKAARKSAPATGGVKKPHRYRPGTVALREIRRYQKSTELLIRKLPFQRLVREIAQDFKTDLRFQSSAVMALQEASEAYLVGLFEDTNLCAIHAKRVTIMPKDIQLARRIRGERA
- the LOC137849394 gene encoding histone H2B 5, which codes for MPEPAKSAPAPKKGSKKAVTKTQKKGDKKRRKSRKESYSIYVYKVLKQVHPDTGISSKAMGIMNSFVNDIFERIAGEASRLAHYNKRSTITSREIQTAVRLLLPGELAKHAVSEGTKAVTKYTSSK
- the LOC137849390 gene encoding histone H2A-IV; its protein translation is MSGRGKQGGKARAKAKSRSSRAGLQFPVGRVHRLLRKGNYAERVGAGAPVYLAAVLEYLTAEILELAGNAARDNKKTRIIPRHLQLAIRNDEELNKLLGKVTIAQGGVLPNIQAVLLPKKTDSHKAKAK
- the LOC137849380 gene encoding histone H1.10-like, which gives rise to MAETAPAAAPAAAAAPAPAAKAAGKKPKKAAGGSKARKPAGPSVTELITKAVAASKERKGLSLAALKKALAAGGYDVEKNNSRIKLGLKSLVGKGTLVQTKGIGASGSFRLSKKPGEVKEKAPKKRAAAAKPKKPAAKKPASAAKKPKKAAVKKSPKKAKKPAAAATKKAAKSPKKATKAAKPKKAVAAKSPAKAKAVKPKAAKPKAAKPKAAKAKKAPKKK